The DNA region TCCAGGTCGATAACCGCGCGCAGGCTGCGGCCGATCAGGCGCTGGATCTCCAGCGTGCGTCCGCCCTGCTTGCCGCGCGTGGCTTCGCGCATGTTGCGGGTTCCGGTTGCGCGCGGCAGCATGCCGTATTCGGCCGTCACCCAGCCCTGGCCCTTGCCCCGCAGCCAGGGCGGTACGCGGTCCTCGACGCTGGCGGTGCACAGCACGCGCGTTTCGCCGCAGGAGATCAATACCGAGCCTTCGGCATGCTTGGTGAAATGACGGTCAATGCGCACCGGACGCAGCTCGTCCGGGCGTCGGCCTGAGGGTCGTGACAATTCGGAATTCCTTTCTCTTCGCAGGCTGGCAAGGGTACCATGTTGCCCTGTTTCCCGACCTTCGGAAAGTCATGATCAGGAGCATGACGGCCTACGCACAGGCCACGGCACCCTCGGCCCATGGTCAGCTGACCTGGGAGTTGCGTTCGGTCAACCAGCGCTACCTCGATGTTTCGCCGCGCCTGCCCGAGGATTTCCGGGTGCTGGAGCCGACGGTCAGGCAGCGGCTGAAAGAGCGCCTGGCGCGTGGCAAGGTCGAGGTTTCGCTGCGTTTCCAGGCCGATTCCGCGATGGCCGGCGACCGGCTGAAGGTCAACCATGAGCTGGCCCGCGCCCTGGTCGATGCCCACGACGAGATTGCCGAGCTGGCCGGTGGCAGCGCCGAGCCGGACCTGGTGCACCTGCTGGACTGGCCCGGGCTGATCGAGCAGTCGCGCCCGGATCTGGAGGAAGACCGCGATCAGGCGCTGGCGCTGTTCGACCAGGCCGTGGATGCCCTGGTGGATGCCCGCGAGCGCGAGGGTGCGGCCATTGCCGAAATGCTGGGCACCCGGCTGGCCGGGATGCAGCGTGAAGCCGAGTCCGTGCGTGGTCATCTGCCCGAGATCCGCAAGGCCCTGGAACAGCGTTTCAGGGATCGCCTGGCGGCGCTGGAGGCTCCGGTGGAGCCCGGGCGCCTGGAGCAGGAACTGGTACTGCAGCTGCAGAAGCTCGATGTAGATGAAGAGCTGGATCGGCTGGATGCCCATGTCGCCGAGCTCAATCGGGTGCTCACGCTCGACGAGCCGGTGGGGCGGCGCCTGGATTTCCTGATGCAGGAGCTCAATCGCGAGGCCAATACGCTGGGCTCCAAGGCTGCCCTGGCAGAGATCGGTCAGGCCGCGGTGGAATTGAAAGTGCTGATCGAGCAGATGCGCGAGCAGGTGCAGAATGTCGAATAAGCCGACCGGCGAACTGTATGTGATTTCCGCGGCCAGCGGCACCGGCAAGACCAGCCTGATTGCCGCGCTGCTGGAGCGCTGTCCGCAACTGGCATTGTCGGTCTCCGACACCACGCGTCCGGCCCGTCGCGGCGAGATCGACGGTCAGCACTATCACTTCATTGATGCCGAAGACTTTCGGCAGGGCATTGCGCAGCAGCGCTACCTAGAGCATGCCGAGGTCTACGGGAACTACTACGGCACCTCCCGCGAGCGCGTCGAGCAGGCCTGGGCGTCGGGTCGCGACGTGCTGCTGGAAATCGATGTCCAGGGGGCCGAACAGGTGCGGCAGGCCTTTCCCGATGCCGCGCTGATCTTCATCCTGCCACCCTCGATGGCCACGCTGGAGGCCCGTCTCAAGGGCCGCGGGCTGGATGAGCCGGCGGTCGTTCAGCGCCGCCTGGACGAGGCTCGCGGCGAAATCGCAGCCTGCGAGCAGTTTGACTGGCTGTTGATCAACGACGATTTCGATCGTGCCGTCGATGATCTCGAGGCCGTGATCGCGGCCTGGCCGCTGCGCCGACGGCGCGGCATCGGGCATGCGCGCTGCCTGTTGGATGCCGAGACGAATCCGATTACAATAAAGGATTGATTTTCGGGCAAGCGTGCCCGGATCCAACACCATTTCAGGATAGACCGACACCATGGCACGAGTAACCGTAGAAGACTGTATCGAAGCCGTACCCAATCGCTTCGAGCTGGTAATGACCGCCGCCCAGCGCGCCCGCATGATTGCCAATGGCGCCGACCCCCTGGTCGAAGAAGAGTCCGACAAGCCCACCGTGATTGCCTTGCGCGAGATCGCCGAAGGCGAGGTCGACGACGACAATATCGCCAATCTGCAGGCCGAGCTGGACGCCCGCCTGGCCGCCATGCAGGCCGAAATCCCGCAGCCTCCCGAAGACGATCTCGACTGATCGAGTCGGGACCGGAGGTTCCGCCATCGATCGTGCACCCAGTTCCCACTCCGGAAATTCTCTCATGCTGCCCGGCCCGGTTCGCGAGCTGAGAGACCTGCTCAATACCTACCTCGAGCCACAGCAGGTGGCCGTGGTGTTGCGCGCCTATGAAGCCGGTGCCGTTGCCCACGAAGGGCAGAAGCGTCGCTCCGGCGAGGACTACATCTTCCACCCGGTGGCCGTGGCGCGCATCCTGGCCGGCATGCGCATGGACTACCAGACCATCGCCGCGGCCATTCTGCACGACACCATCGAGGACACCCACCTCGAACATGCCGACCTGGAACGCGATTTCGACGAACAGATTGCCAAACTCGTCGACGGTGTAACCAAGCTCGACAAGATGAAGTTCCGCACCCGCCAGGAAGCGGATGCCGAGAGCTTCCGCAAGTTGCTGCTGGCCATGAGTCGCGACCTGCGGGTGATCTTCATCAAGCTGGCCGACCGCCTGCACAACATGCGCACCATCGAGGTCATGAGTCCGGGCGCCCGACGTCGGATTTCGGCCGAGACCCTGCAGATCTACACCTCCATCGCCGGTCGTCTGGGCATGAACGAGTTGCGCGAGGAGCTCGAGGAGCTGGGTTTTCGTCATCTGCATCCCAACCGCTACCGCGTGATTCGCCGCCGGGTGCGCAAGAACGCCGGCAATCGTGCGGAGATCATCGATTCGGTGACCGAGGCGTTGAAGAAGCGTCTGAGCGAAGCCGGTATTCCGGCAAGGGTGGAGGGACGAACCAAGACGACCTACAGCATCTACTGCAAGATGCGCGACAAATCGCTGTCGTTCGACGAGGTCATGGACCTTTACGCCTTCCGCATCGTGACCCATTCCGAGCCGCATTGTTACCAGGCGCTGGGCGTGGCGCATGCGCTCTACAAGCCCAAGCCCGGCAGTTTCAAGGACTATATTGCGCTGCCCAAGCCCAACGGCTATCAGTCGTTGCATACCGTGCTGGGTTCGCCGTTCGATGTGCCGGTGGAAATCCAGATCCGTACCGAGGAGATGGACCTGGTGGCCGAGAAGGGTGCCGCGGCACACTGGCTGTACAAGGCTACGCCCGATGGCTCGACCGCCGTGCGTGCGCGCGAGTGGCTGCTCAAGCTGGTCGAGACGCAGTCGCGTGCCGGTGACTCGGTGGAGTTTCTCGACGCGGCCAAGGCCGAGTTGTTCCCCGACGAGATCTTCGTGTTCACCCCGCGCGGCAAGATCATCGACCTCAAGGCCGATGCCACGGCGCTGGATTTCGCCTATGCCATTCACACCGATGTTGGCAACGAGGCCGTTGGCGCGATCATCGACAAGGAAAAGCTGCCGCTCAATACCCGCCTTGAAACCGGTCAGACGGTGGAGATCCTCACCGAGCCGGGTTCGGCTCCAGAACCGGAATGGCTGGAGTTCGTGGTCACCTCCAAGGCCCGAACGTCGATCCGCTCTCATCTGAAGAATCTCGAACAGGCCGATTCGGTGGCCGTGGGCGACCGTCTGCTCGACCAGGCCCTGGCCCGGCGCGGCTACTCCATGGAGCGGGTGTCGGACCGGCGCCTGGCCCGATACCTGAAAAAGCTCGGCCTGGACCGGATCGAGGACCTGCTGATCCGCATTGCCCGAGGCGACATGCTGGCCGGGGTGGTGGCCCAGAAACTGCTGCCGCTGACCCAACGTCGTCAAACCGAGGGCCCGGCCACCGAGACGCTGACCATTGGCGGCACCGAAGGCAGCGCCATCGACTACGCCAACTGCTGCCATCCCGTGCCGGGCGATCCGATCATGGGCTACCTGTCGCCGGGCAAGGGCATCGTCATTCATCGACAGCGCTGCCGCAACGTGCCTGAACTCAGGAAAGCGCATTTCGAACGTTGCCTGGATGTCGCCTGGGCGCCGGTCATGCGGGGGCAGTTCTCGGTACGACTGAAGATCGTCACCATCAACGGTCCCGGCGTACTGGCTTCGGTGTCGGCCACGCTGAGCGAGGTTGGTGCCAATATCGAGCGAGTCGAGCAGCCGTCGACCACGCGCGAAACCGCCATTCTGCATTTCACGCTGGGTGTCAGGGATCGCAACCAGTTGGCTCGCATCATACGCCGACTGCGAAGAAACCGGCATGTGCTCAAGGTTGTTCGCGAGATCGCATGATGTGAGAATGACCGCCGTTCTGATTATCGATTGCAGGCATGCTACTCAACCATCTTATTGTCGATGACTTTCTGTCCGACCCCGAAACCGTCAGAAAGGTGGCGCTCGGCCTGAACTATCCGAAACCGGAGAAAACAACCTATTTCCCCGGCAGGAACTCGGAAGTGCCGCTGCCCACCGGCGATCTGGACAAAGTGGTTCAGGACATCGTCGGCGAGCCGCTGCGCCCGGCCCCGGGAACGGCTCACGGCAAGTGCCGCATCACGCTGGAAGGCGACACGGGCGATGGCAATGTGCACATTGACAAGGCGCACTGGTCGGGCATTCTGTATCTGAACCTGCCGCACCAGTGCCAGGGAGGAACGGATTTCTTCCGTCACCGGCCCACCGACACCGAACGGGCCCCGGTCACCCCGGAAGACCTGAAGAAGATGGGATACCAGCGCCCTACCGAGGTCTGGGACGACTTCCTGCTCAAGGACACCAACGACATGAGCAAGTGGGAAAAGATCTACAGCGTGCCCATGCGCTTCAATCGTCTGACCCTGTTTCGGCCATGGCAGTGGCACAACGCCGGGCCCAGCTTCGGCCAGTGCAAGGAAACCGGCCGCCTGGTCATGCTGCTGTTTTATGTCCAGGCCTGAGCGGGCCTGAAACCTGAACATCCGGGAGAATCCATCATCATGAACAAGCATCCGATCCATTCCGACCAGGCGCCCGCTGCAATCGGCCCGTATTCCCAGGCCGTGCGTGCCGGCGATACCGTCTACCTGTCGGGCCAGATTCCGCTGGACCCGGCCACCGGCGAGGTGGTCGAGGGTGACTTCGAGGCGCTGGTTGGTCGGGTGTTCGACAACCTGGCGGCGGTGGCCGAGGCTGCCGGCGGATCCCTGGACGACATTGTCAAGCTCAATATCTTTCTCACCGACCTCGGTCAGTTTGCCGTGGTCAACCGGCTGATGGGCGAGCGCTTTTCCGAGCCCTATCCGGCCCGGGCCACGATCGAGGTTGCGGCGCTTCCCAAGGGTGTGCCGGTTGAAATGGACGCGGTTCTGGTGCTGCCCGGCTAGTCCGTCATGTCCCGCCCGGTGGGTGATCTGCCCGGTGTCGGGCCGCAGGTGGCTGCGCGGCTCAAGGCGCTGGGCATCCTCGTGGAAACCGACCTGCTGTTTCATCGTCCGCTACGCTACGAGGACCGCACCCGCATCACGCCCATGAACCGGGTGCGGCCCGACGCCCGGGTGCAGGTGGAGGGCCGGGTGATGCACCAGGAAGTCGTGCAGCGCCGGCGGCGCATGCTGCTGGTCACCCTGGCCGACGACAGCGGCCAGATTACCCTGCGCTATTTTCGTTTCTATCCCAGCCAGTTGCGGATGTTCCGGGTCGGCAATCGCATCCGCTGCTTCGGCGATGTGCGTTTCGGGCCGGAAGGCTTTGAGATGGCCCATCCCGAATGCCGGGTGCTTGGCGCCGGGACGGATCATGCCTTGCCCGAGCACCTCACGCCCGTCTATCCGGTCACCCAGGGACTGGCGCGGGCCACCCTGACCGGGCTGATCGATCGTGCCGTTGAAAGGGTCGAGAATGGCCAGCTCGAATTGATCGATCCGCTGGTCGGGCTGAATGACTTGATGGCGCTGGACCAGGCCGTACTGACCATCCACCGGCCCGGTCCGGGCGAAAACCTCGATGCGCTGGCCGACGGGTATCATCGTGCTGTCCAGCGTCTGGCCTGTGAGGAGTTGCTGGCCCACCATCTCGCCCTGGCGCGGCTCAATCGGGCCCGGCAGCGTCAGCACGCCGTGGCGCTGGGCCCCGGGACGGCGCTGCGGAATAGCCTGCTGGAGCGTGTCGGTTTCGAGCCCACGGCAGCCCAGCGGCGCGTGGTGTCCGAGATCGTGGATGATCTGGTCGATGAGCGCCCCATGCGGCGCCTGCTGCAGGGCGATGTCGGCTCCGGCAAGACTCTGGTGGCGGCCAGCGCCATGCTGACCGCGGTTGCGGCCGGTCGTCAGGCGGCCATTGTCGCGCCCACCGAGATCCTGGCCGAGCAACACTTCAATACGCTCTCGGGCTGGCTGGAGCCGC from Wenzhouxiangella sp. AB-CW3 includes:
- a CDS encoding YicC/YloC family endoribonuclease — encoded protein: MTAYAQATAPSAHGQLTWELRSVNQRYLDVSPRLPEDFRVLEPTVRQRLKERLARGKVEVSLRFQADSAMAGDRLKVNHELARALVDAHDEIAELAGGSAEPDLVHLLDWPGLIEQSRPDLEEDRDQALALFDQAVDALVDAREREGAAIAEMLGTRLAGMQREAESVRGHLPEIRKALEQRFRDRLAALEAPVEPGRLEQELVLQLQKLDVDEELDRLDAHVAELNRVLTLDEPVGRRLDFLMQELNREANTLGSKAALAEIGQAAVELKVLIEQMREQVQNVE
- the gmk gene encoding guanylate kinase, whose protein sequence is MSNKPTGELYVISAASGTGKTSLIAALLERCPQLALSVSDTTRPARRGEIDGQHYHFIDAEDFRQGIAQQRYLEHAEVYGNYYGTSRERVEQAWASGRDVLLEIDVQGAEQVRQAFPDAALIFILPPSMATLEARLKGRGLDEPAVVQRRLDEARGEIAACEQFDWLLINDDFDRAVDDLEAVIAAWPLRRRRGIGHARCLLDAETNPITIKD
- the rpoZ gene encoding DNA-directed RNA polymerase subunit omega — protein: MARVTVEDCIEAVPNRFELVMTAAQRARMIANGADPLVEEESDKPTVIALREIAEGEVDDDNIANLQAELDARLAAMQAEIPQPPEDDLD
- a CDS encoding RelA/SpoT family protein, translated to MLPGPVRELRDLLNTYLEPQQVAVVLRAYEAGAVAHEGQKRRSGEDYIFHPVAVARILAGMRMDYQTIAAAILHDTIEDTHLEHADLERDFDEQIAKLVDGVTKLDKMKFRTRQEADAESFRKLLLAMSRDLRVIFIKLADRLHNMRTIEVMSPGARRRISAETLQIYTSIAGRLGMNELREELEELGFRHLHPNRYRVIRRRVRKNAGNRAEIIDSVTEALKKRLSEAGIPARVEGRTKTTYSIYCKMRDKSLSFDEVMDLYAFRIVTHSEPHCYQALGVAHALYKPKPGSFKDYIALPKPNGYQSLHTVLGSPFDVPVEIQIRTEEMDLVAEKGAAAHWLYKATPDGSTAVRAREWLLKLVETQSRAGDSVEFLDAAKAELFPDEIFVFTPRGKIIDLKADATALDFAYAIHTDVGNEAVGAIIDKEKLPLNTRLETGQTVEILTEPGSAPEPEWLEFVVTSKARTSIRSHLKNLEQADSVAVGDRLLDQALARRGYSMERVSDRRLARYLKKLGLDRIEDLLIRIARGDMLAGVVAQKLLPLTQRRQTEGPATETLTIGGTEGSAIDYANCCHPVPGDPIMGYLSPGKGIVIHRQRCRNVPELRKAHFERCLDVAWAPVMRGQFSVRLKIVTINGPGVLASVSATLSEVGANIERVEQPSTTRETAILHFTLGVRDRNQLARIIRRLRRNRHVLKVVREIA
- a CDS encoding DUF6445 family protein, encoding MLLNHLIVDDFLSDPETVRKVALGLNYPKPEKTTYFPGRNSEVPLPTGDLDKVVQDIVGEPLRPAPGTAHGKCRITLEGDTGDGNVHIDKAHWSGILYLNLPHQCQGGTDFFRHRPTDTERAPVTPEDLKKMGYQRPTEVWDDFLLKDTNDMSKWEKIYSVPMRFNRLTLFRPWQWHNAGPSFGQCKETGRLVMLLFYVQA
- a CDS encoding RidA family protein, whose protein sequence is MNKHPIHSDQAPAAIGPYSQAVRAGDTVYLSGQIPLDPATGEVVEGDFEALVGRVFDNLAAVAEAAGGSLDDIVKLNIFLTDLGQFAVVNRLMGERFSEPYPARATIEVAALPKGVPVEMDAVLVLPG